The Solanum lycopersicum chromosome 8, SLM_r2.1 DNA segment TCCATTACTACCATTTGTCTTTCTTGAAAAAACAAGGTGGACACCAGGATCATGGTGAGTGCAAGAAGCATTGTGGAGAATGGAGTTGTTGATACCTTGGACGTTGCTGTTCATGAATGCGGTCATAGGAAGGGACTTATTTTGCATTTTATCTCCCTTCCTTCCACTTTCGCTCCCTGATTTCTCTCCATCATCCTCACTACTCCAAGACTTTGGACTTCCTTTATTTTGAAGGCTCCGGGGGCTGTATGTCTTCCTTGAAGGGCTTAACTCCATAATGGCTCCCTTGTTTTCACCAGCTAGTGTTAGAACACTTGTTCCAAAGTCATCTGCAGCATTAGAATTAGACACCTTCTTCTTCTGATGaacccctttttcttttttaactaaTTCTTGTTTCCCATTTTCCATTGTGTTTCCATTTCTAGCAGTCTGCTggacatgatgatgatgatgaccgTTAGTATTAGCCCTCGTGGTTTCTTGGACAACAACAGTTTTCTGATCAACCTGTGAAGGAATCTTGGACTCGAGTTCAAGTTGAGATGGGGGAAGCTTTAGTGGGGATGGAGGGTGAGAAACTGCAGGCTTAGTTTGAGGAGAGTAAGTCTGGGATTTCACTAAATTAGGCTGGAAGACATTTTGAGATGGTGGGGGGGCTTTCGATGGTGATGATTGATTTATGAGAGTTTGGATAGAATCTGTCGATTTTGTTTTTGGAGATGGCCGAGATGAAGCATACGGAGTAGTAGTTGGAGCGCTCTCTGTTGTTACATTAGAAGCTAATGGCTTGACTGGAGATTGTGGCACTGACGTGGTGGTTCTAATGACAGGAGAGGCTCTAATGACAGGAGATTTAGGGACCTCAGTGGCAGCACTTCGTGGTTGTGCTGCTACTGGAGAACGTGGTGAAGGAGCCTTTGGTGGCGAAACAACAGATTGAGGAGGAGGAGCTACAGGTGATCTTGGTGGTGAAGTTACCTCAGCAGGTTGACGCCTCTGTGGTGAAATGGGGCTACCTGGGGCTGGCGCTTGTGGTTGCGGTGGTGCAGTAACTACTGCAACAGGAGTAGCAGCAGTAGGTACTGGAGGTTGAGGGGGCTGTGGAGCAGTAACTGCTGGTGAGGCAGGCCTAAATGGGGTGGTAGGTCGAAACATCGGTTGTGGGGATGGTGCTGGTGGAGCAGAAGCTGGAGGAGGTTGTGCAGCCGGACGAACCATGGAAGCAAAACGGAACAATGGACGAGGTGGTTGTTGGCTAGCCATTGATAGATAGTATAGTAAAAGtcttgaaatataattattactacttgtggaaaaaaactaaaactcagCCAAATTGTTCCACAATGAAATAACTCAAATATGTTAGTCTTATTTATAGTCCTCAGAGAAGTGGTGTAAGTCTTCCAATAGACATTTAAAcaacagaagaagatgaaagggAAAGAAAGGCATCAGATTCACAAGAGacataaattttcatttcacaAAAGTAATAAGCAAGCATCAGATGCAAAACATCACCAAGCAATTCtcatatataaacaaaaagCATAATAGCAAATTAGCTAGGGGGCCACCTTATAGTAAAAGTGAAATATGAGTGAAATTCACTGCATTTCAACTCCAGCTTCCATCAATTTGTTAGTTGTTTTTAGAGCTGTTTTCCAATAATAAAAGACACTGATTGGCATCTATGCCCTCCAAATACAAATTAAAGGTGATAATCGCAGCAACTACtatagttaaaaaaaacaaacaaaaatgatCACAACCATGAGTTATTGTCGTACAGTTGCAATTCTGGGAATAGTTTGAGCGGTACATGAATATT contains these protein-coding regions:
- the LOC101244100 gene encoding vegetative cell wall protein gp1; protein product: MASQQPPRPLFRFASMVRPAAQPPPASAPPAPSPQPMFRPTTPFRPASPAVTAPQPPQPPVPTAATPVAVVTAPPQPQAPAPGSPISPQRRQPAEVTSPPRSPVAPPPQSVVSPPKAPSPRSPVAAQPRSAATEVPKSPVIRASPVIRTTTSVPQSPVKPLASNVTTESAPTTTPYASSRPSPKTKSTDSIQTLINQSSPSKAPPPSQNVFQPNLVKSQTYSPQTKPAVSHPPSPLKLPPSQLELESKIPSQVDQKTVVVQETTRANTNGHHHHHVQQTARNGNTMENGKQELVKKEKGVHQKKKVSNSNAADDFGTSVLTLAGENKGAIMELSPSRKTYSPRSLQNKGSPKSWSSEDDGEKSGSESGRKGDKMQNKSLPMTAFMNSNVQGINNSILHNASCTHHDPGVHLVFSRKTNGSNGLHMIKGSQKS